A section of the Rossellomorea marisflavi genome encodes:
- a CDS encoding cell wall hydrolase, with protein sequence MPRVKYKDSDVALMARMMRAEAEGEGKQGMLYVGNVIVNRAVAECLDFKDVRTIPQVIYQVQGGNYSFEAVQKGNLFYNRARSVEKRLAKQNLDYWRQQPGKYALWYFNPYAPCPPTWYDQPLAGQFKNHCYYEPKANTCASVYRG encoded by the coding sequence ATGCCAAGAGTAAAGTATAAGGATTCAGATGTGGCCCTCATGGCAAGGATGATGCGGGCAGAAGCCGAAGGGGAAGGGAAGCAGGGCATGCTTTACGTGGGCAATGTCATCGTGAACCGTGCTGTGGCAGAGTGTCTTGATTTCAAGGATGTGCGGACGATTCCACAGGTCATTTACCAGGTGCAGGGCGGCAACTATTCCTTCGAGGCCGTACAGAAGGGGAATCTGTTTTATAACCGGGCAAGATCGGTGGAAAAGCGGCTCGCGAAGCAGAATCTGGATTACTGGCGGCAGCAACCCGGGAAGTATGCCCTCTGGTACTTCAACCCGTACGCCCCGTGCCCCCCAACGTGGTATGATCAGCCGTTGGCCGGACAATTTAAGAACCATTGCTACTATGAACCGAAAGCCAACACATGCGCCAGCGTGTATCGAGGATGA
- the rpiA gene encoding ribose 5-phosphate isomerase A: MDIKRKCAKAALNYIENGTVIGLGGGSTIAHLIRFIKEEQLDIKVVTPSWETKRNCEEVGMAVIPLSEVSEVDVAFDGCDQVDEHLHALKSGGGIHTDEKLVARMAEEYILLVDESKVVQELTYEHPVVLEVIPKALAFVTHQLSDAERVEIRMSRDKDGPVMTERGNLLLDVYVQGNQDSARLEDRLKGMPGVLDVSLFTSVVTKALVAGESGIREMTKR; the protein is encoded by the coding sequence ATGGACATCAAAAGAAAATGCGCCAAAGCAGCCCTGAACTACATAGAAAACGGCACAGTGATCGGACTGGGCGGAGGCAGCACCATCGCTCACCTCATCCGCTTCATCAAGGAAGAGCAGCTCGACATCAAGGTGGTCACGCCTTCATGGGAAACGAAGCGGAATTGTGAGGAAGTGGGCATGGCGGTCATTCCCCTGTCGGAAGTCTCAGAGGTGGATGTAGCCTTTGATGGATGCGATCAAGTGGACGAACATCTCCATGCCCTGAAGAGCGGTGGAGGCATTCATACCGATGAAAAATTGGTGGCAAGGATGGCTGAGGAGTATATCCTTCTGGTTGACGAGTCCAAAGTGGTGCAGGAACTAACGTACGAGCATCCCGTCGTACTTGAGGTGATCCCGAAGGCTCTAGCCTTTGTCACGCACCAGCTCTCAGATGCAGAGAGGGTAGAAATCCGCATGAGCCGTGATAAGGATGGTCCCGTCATGACAGAACGCGGGAATCTGCTTTTGGATGTGTACGTGCAGGGAAATCAGGATAGTGCGAGGTTGGAGGATCGGTTGAAAGGAATGCCCGGTGTGCTCGATGTTTCCCTTTTCACATCCGTCGTGACAAAGGCATTGGTGGCGGGTGAGTCCGGTATACGCGAAATGACAAAGCGTTAA
- a CDS encoding ABC transporter permease subunit, which yields MVKHLSSKLFNLLLSLFGIILLGSIPALFDQMNLSFSGYIQSIRGVILMLVGLKPAVYGGMAGLEKPIFPQVFVHLGESGLIFFLSLLSALAVALFIVFVYFLLPRWSQAGIAFCLRVLDGIPDILFMIGTQLLVIYVFKATGIAMAHVATVQGERAVLLPVVSLAIPTMLMFLKLLILRYGQEVEKDYVVLARAKGVSPSAILNHHVLRNVVVSTVYYIRHHLWFILSNLYLVEVLFNVPGISWFIKDYPTTEVFTVALLLIYVPIYLLFHLFEWAIPGEWRHGG from the coding sequence ATGGTTAAACACCTATCATCTAAACTATTCAATCTCCTACTCTCCCTTTTCGGCATCATCCTCCTGGGGTCGATCCCAGCCCTGTTTGATCAGATGAACCTCTCTTTTTCAGGATACATACAGTCCATTCGAGGGGTGATTCTGATGCTTGTCGGATTGAAGCCTGCAGTCTATGGAGGCATGGCTGGCTTAGAAAAGCCGATCTTCCCACAAGTATTTGTTCATCTGGGGGAGTCGGGATTGATTTTTTTCCTTTCTCTTTTGTCCGCATTGGCGGTGGCTTTGTTCATCGTGTTTGTTTATTTCTTGCTTCCGAGATGGAGCCAGGCTGGGATTGCGTTCTGTCTCCGGGTGCTGGACGGGATTCCGGATATCCTTTTCATGATTGGGACGCAGCTACTGGTGATCTATGTGTTTAAGGCGACGGGGATTGCCATGGCACATGTAGCAACGGTTCAGGGGGAACGGGCAGTTCTTTTGCCGGTGGTCAGCCTCGCGATTCCCACGATGCTCATGTTCTTGAAACTGCTGATCCTTCGATACGGTCAGGAGGTAGAAAAGGATTATGTGGTACTGGCAAGGGCGAAGGGAGTCTCTCCTTCTGCGATTCTGAATCACCATGTGCTCAGGAATGTGGTGGTAAGCACAGTGTATTACATAAGGCATCATCTTTGGTTCATCCTTTCAAACTTGTATCTGGTGGAAGTGCTGTTCAACGTTCCGGGCATTTCCTGGTTCATCAAGGATTATCCCACGACGGAGGTTTTCACAGTGGCACTGCTTCTGATTTACGTGCCCATCTATCTTTTATTTCACCTATTTGAATGGGCGATTCCGGGAGAATGGAGGCATGGAGGATGA
- a CDS encoding ABC transporter permease subunit, whose amino-acid sequence MMWRKNGGAILSGLFLLLLVLASIGNTFWNDGDVSQTVLLKGEDGTISAPPFPPSKEFLLGTDEKGYDLLGRAIEGAKWSIGITILIAFLRTFFAFWVGMVMTYVPRWLYARLEALFDSFSILPLTMVVFVILESVLLVSSGTSPAPFYKRAGFEVLILVILVLPPLSFYMAKEAKRIKEREFMDAARVLGGSERHQIWSHIIPHLLPVSGVMFIQQFVQTLIIFLHLGVLGLFFGGTMVFMGPNGPEIESISQEWSGLIGANFRYIVSHPWIPLAPIGFYTVTIIAAQTLLKWIEGKTGKRSSL is encoded by the coding sequence ATGATGTGGAGAAAGAACGGAGGTGCCATCCTATCGGGGCTATTCCTCTTGTTGCTTGTTCTTGCGAGTATAGGCAATACCTTTTGGAACGATGGAGACGTAAGCCAAACCGTCTTGCTGAAGGGTGAGGACGGGACCATTTCGGCTCCTCCATTCCCTCCATCGAAGGAGTTTTTATTAGGGACGGATGAGAAGGGGTATGACCTTCTCGGGCGGGCCATAGAGGGAGCCAAGTGGAGCATCGGGATCACGATATTGATTGCGTTTTTAAGGACATTCTTCGCATTCTGGGTCGGTATGGTCATGACGTATGTTCCGAGGTGGCTGTATGCGAGGCTTGAGGCGTTGTTCGATAGTTTTTCCATATTGCCCCTCACGATGGTGGTATTTGTGATTTTGGAGTCTGTTCTCTTGGTATCTAGCGGTACGAGTCCTGCCCCTTTTTATAAGCGGGCCGGTTTTGAGGTGCTGATCCTGGTCATCCTCGTCCTGCCGCCCCTTTCCTTTTATATGGCGAAGGAGGCGAAACGCATCAAGGAGAGGGAGTTCATGGATGCGGCCAGGGTACTGGGCGGATCGGAAAGGCATCAGATATGGAGCCACATCATACCGCATCTCCTTCCAGTATCGGGGGTGATGTTCATCCAGCAGTTCGTCCAGACGTTGATCATCTTCCTTCATCTGGGGGTGCTTGGCCTCTTCTTTGGAGGGACCATGGTATTCATGGGTCCGAATGGTCCCGAGATTGAATCGATCAGCCAGGAATGGTCGGGGTTGATTGGAGCGAACTTCCGATATATCGTATCCCATCCGTGGATCCCGCTTGCGCCGATCGGATTTTACACCGTAACGATCATTGCCGCCCAAACGCTGCTGAAATGGATCGAGGGCAAGACGGGAAAGCGGTCTTCACTGTAG
- a CDS encoding YitT family protein encodes MNKVKKKNRSKLFLLIRGLMVVLGGFIAAYGLETVLIPNNVSDGGVTGISIVLSQLGNMPLGVLIAIINIPFVWLGYKQIGKSFAIFSIIGIASLAIGTSLMHHIPAIIDGDTLLVTVVGGIILGFGMGLALRNGGALDGIDMLAVLLSRKLPFGTSDFILFLNLFVFIFVSTVFGLQGAILSAIAYFIASKVIHIVEEGLSGSKTFKIISSEPKLMVETIRDRLGRSATYKEAYGGYSHEKFMEITCVINRLEESKLKEIIADIDPSAFVTIYDVAEVKGGNFRKNDIH; translated from the coding sequence ATGAATAAAGTGAAAAAGAAGAACCGCAGCAAGTTGTTTTTACTGATCAGGGGGCTGATGGTGGTCCTCGGCGGATTCATTGCCGCCTACGGTCTTGAGACCGTTTTGATTCCGAATAACGTGTCCGATGGAGGCGTCACGGGGATCAGCATCGTCCTTTCCCAGCTCGGCAATATGCCACTTGGGGTTCTGATCGCCATCATCAACATCCCGTTTGTCTGGTTGGGCTATAAGCAGATCGGGAAGAGTTTTGCCATTTTCTCTATTATCGGAATTGCATCGCTTGCGATTGGGACAAGCCTTATGCACCATATTCCGGCTATCATCGATGGGGACACATTGCTCGTCACAGTCGTCGGGGGGATCATCCTTGGTTTCGGAATGGGGCTTGCGCTCCGTAACGGTGGAGCCCTGGATGGAATTGATATGCTTGCCGTCCTCCTGTCGCGTAAGCTGCCGTTCGGTACGAGTGATTTCATCCTGTTCCTGAACTTATTCGTCTTCATCTTCGTCTCCACGGTATTCGGTCTGCAGGGAGCGATCCTGTCGGCGATTGCCTACTTCATCGCGTCAAAAGTGATCCATATCGTCGAAGAGGGGCTCAGCGGCTCCAAGACGTTCAAAATCATTTCGTCAGAACCGAAGCTCATGGTCGAAACCATCCGCGACCGGCTCGGGCGAAGTGCTACGTATAAGGAAGCGTACGGTGGCTACTCTCATGAGAAATTCATGGAAATCACCTGCGTGATCAACCGATTGGAAGAAAGCAAGCTGAAGGAAATCATCGCCGATATCGATCCTTCTGCATTCGTGACCATCTATGATGTCGCGGAAGTAAAGGGCGGTAACTTCAGGAAAAACGATATTCACTAA